A window of the Oncorhynchus kisutch isolate 150728-3 linkage group LG12, Okis_V2, whole genome shotgun sequence genome harbors these coding sequences:
- the LOC109900617 gene encoding homeobox protein Nkx-2.4-like: MSLSPKHSTPFSVTDILSPIEETYRKFGGMDCTGSLASPLGAYRQTSVSQPGLQQHSMGHNTGVASAYHMPHSVSQFSSAMGGYCNGSIGNMGDLPSYQDTMRNGAAATAWYSANTEPRYPTISRFMGASNGMNMTGMGTLAGMDATKSMVTLHSAPRRKRRVLFSQAQVYELERRFKQQKYLSAPEREHLASMIHLSPTQVKIWFQNHRYKMKRQAKDKATLQIQQENGNVCPQQSPRRVAVPVLVKDGKPSQNGSSTPTSGHQQVQQQNVSSGAMTASGSAVVNHHQNQLVHHPLSTAEELEEMSPSPPILHSQINMAQTEAALLEYTNNMVSSNLLYGRTW; encoded by the exons ATGTCCTTGAGCCCAAAGCACTCAACTCCTTTCTCAGTGACAGATATTTTAAGCCCGATCGAGGAGACCTACAGAAAGTTTGGAGGAATGGACTGTACAGGGAGCCTCGCGTCTCCGCTGGGAGCATATCGACAGACTTCGGTGTCTCAACCGGGACTGCAGCAGCACTCCATGGGCCATAACACCGGGGTGGCGAGCGCTTATCACATGCCACACAGCGTCTCCCAATTTTCCAGCGCCATGGGTGGATACTGCAACGGCAGCATCGGTAATATGGGAGACCTCCCGTCGTACCAAGACACCATGAGGAACGGCGCAGCAGCAACTGCATGGTATAGCGCAAACACCGAACCCCGCTATCCAACAA TTTCTAGATTCATGGGGGCTTCCAATGGGATGAACATGACCGGGATGGGGACGCTTGCTGGGATGGACGCCACCAAGTCCATGGTGACCCTACACTCAGCGCCCAGGAGAAAACGAAGGGTGCTCTTCTCTCAGGCCCAGGTGTACGAGCTGGAGAGGCGGTTTAAGCAGCAGAAATACCTGTCAGCACCCGAGAGGGAACACCTAGCGAGCATGATCCACCTGTCACCGACACAGGTCAAGATTTGGTTCCAGAACCACCGGTACAAAATGAAACGCCAGGCGAAGGACAAAGCCACACTGCAGATTCAACAGGAGAATGGCAATGTGTGCCCACAGCAGTCACCGAGGCGTGTTGCAGTCCCGGTTCTCGTGAAGGATGGCAAGCCCAGTCAGAACGGATCCAGCACACCGACGTCTGGGCATCAGCAGGTGCAGCAGCAGAACGTCTCTAGTGGAGCGATGACAGCTTCGGGCAGTGCGGTGGTCAATCACCATCAGAATCAGCTGGTGCATCATCCATTATCCACTGCTGAAGAACTGGAGGAAATGTCCCCCAGTCCCCCTATTTTACACAGCCAGATTAACATGGCTCAGACAGAAGCGGCTCTCCTCGAGTACACCAATAACATGGTCAGTTCAAACCTGCTTTATGGCAGAACTTGGTAG